Within Crassostrea angulata isolate pt1a10 chromosome 2, ASM2561291v2, whole genome shotgun sequence, the genomic segment TCCTCTTGCGATGAACATACCGGACACAAGAAATTAGATATAAAATCCTTACATGATTCACACCATCAGCGACTCAGAAAAGCTATTCACGTCGTGAGGGGCAAGATCCACTTATACGAAAGTGTTTTGATGACCGGCATCAAAACTGATGTGAAAACCTGCAAAAAAGAAATATGGAAAGGTAATGCAAGTCTTATTTTGAATGCCGCACGGCTTAAGGATATCGTTGATAAAGTTTTATGTGACGTTGAACTCATACACAAGTGTTTTGTACACAATCTGAAAAGACACAGACATATTTCTAGTTTGGTGTGTACTGAACATTCATTTGAACAGTCAGCAACAGATCCTGTAAAATTCCTCTTATCAAAATCTGCCTTTGGAACATTAAAAGAACGGTACGGATGTGCAAAACATGCCAAGCTAAGTGTAACCGAAAGACTGAACGCAAAGGGCGTGACGATGTTATTGAGCGATATAAAGGTCACAGAGGGACGAAAACGACCTACAGAAATTGAAATCAAGTTGATGCCTGCACCTGTGTTTCAAAAGTCTTTCATGGCGACAGATGTTGACTCCTGTTCCCACATGGCTTTTGTGACATCAGATAAGATATGGATTGGAtgtaaaaacaagttttatttgaaagacaCAAACGGCGACACACTTTTTCACCAAGAGGGACCAGttaatgatttttcttggtATAACCctgctgcatatttcacagtaaCCAATGAAAAGGATTTGGTTTTTATAAATAACGATCATAACATCGTTAAACTGTCACACGATATGGGAAAAATAACGACATTAATTAACACACCATACAATAACAAGGGACCATGTTGTGTGTATTTCGCCCCTTTCGCTGGAGATCTACTTGTAGGGTTCATAGGATATGGTGATTTGGATAACAAAACCTGGATAAACCGTTACGATGAATTAGGCCGTCTGAAGCAAACAATTCAGTATAACGAATCAGGATACCCTCTTTTTACCCATCCTTCCCATATagcagagaacaacaatggggatgttgCTATTTCAGATAGAAGTACAGTTGTAGTTACAGACATTGGAGGTCGACATCGCTTCTCTTACCATGGAGGGCCATTCAATTTTGGGGTGGTTCAAGGAATTTGTACTGATTCACTTTCGCACATACTAGTGTGTGATAGTTACAGTAGCTCAGTACATATGATTGATAAAGACGGTCATTTTctaaaatatcttctaatgcgACCACCAGGTATACTGTCACCGAGCAGCCTAACCATCGATGTAAACACACATCTTCTCTGGGTTGGATCATCAAGTTTAAACACAGTGCTTGGTTATAAGTACATAACCCAATATGTTAACACCTACGGTATGGCACATTTCATTCTTTTATGTTACTATTGTTAATCTCTGATGAATTGCCTAAATACAATTCAATccgttaattcaattttgcacAAACGTGTGCCATGGATCATTAGAAAAAGTCTGTTATATATAAAACCATAAACGACTAGGTAAAATAAATTTGCATGGTATtgcattttttcaaacaaaattaacatataaGTTTGTAacttattatgtttattttttagctGAACCCTCACTGAGTGCTGTTGTAAGAAAATCTGCTGTACACCCAACAGTACAAACGGGGGAAGAACATTGCTTTGTAAATGAACTACTCTATTTAGAGACCCCGGGTCCATTGCTACTGAATGCAATTAGAGTGGAAGACATCGGGTGTTGTTCCCATTTGTCACTTGTTTCGGCTGATGAAATGTGGGTCAGTGATCATAAAAATCTCGTATTGATAAACACTAAAGGTGAATCAATATACcatattaaagatttattcagtGAACGAGGTTCCGGAATACACACAGTTACCAGTGATGGTgaattgatttatataaataaagaacATAACATCATGAGACTGTCGACAGTTATGAAGACAAAAACTAAATTCATAACGTTATCTAACACTGCATTGAGACCTTTAAGTGTGTATTGTTCCCCTTTCACTGGAAACCTTTTTGTCGGagtgacaaaagaaaacccaatAACAGGAATTATTTTGCATTACAACCGGGATGGAGATAAGACGAAAAACATACAGCACAACAACAGTAGAAAACCGCTTTATCGTAAACCTGCATATATAACAGAAAACGGTAATGGGGATATCGTGGTGTCTGACTCGGGCCTTAGTAATGTAGTGGTTACTGACAGGGAAGGAAATTATCGTTTTTCATATACAAGTCATCGCTCATGTTCTTACACATGGTGTCATGGAGTATGTTGCGACGGCCAATCGAACATTCTTATATGCCCTCTATACTCTAACTCCGTGCATGTCATAGATAAAAATGGACACTTTTTATCGCATTTTCAACTTTCAGGGATGGAAAGGGCATACTGTCTGAGTTATGATGTCCTCAATAACCGTCTTTACGCTGGTATTGACGATAATCAACAAACACTGGGTGTTTACAAGTATATATTCAGACAGGATTCGATGTTAAGTAAGTGTTCGAATGCtgaaaaaatagaataatcTAACATGTAGCGATGAGGTTAAAAAATCCATTACAATTGTATATTCCATAGGATTAATGCTTTGTCAATGCTTAATTCGAAGGTCAACATTTAAAGCTAACTATTTCTATGATTTGATATTTGTAAGACTAAGTAAACTTATAACTATTTATGACGcattcatttgtatttttgttttttaaggaagACATTTTGTTCTTTCATCACACTTCAtaagttaaaaactttttgcCATGCAtggaaatacaatgtaaataaagGCTTTCTAACAATTCTAAGTAATGTTTTGTCAACATTATTAATGTTCTTTCCTACCATTCTCTTCCTctgttttttctttgaattacgTTTGCTACACACATGTGCAAAACACATGTTCGTCAATCCAAATGATGTTTCACATCCttcctttaaaaattattcatctAAAGATGcatattggttttattttatcaaacgcAGTGTTGAATTTGGTGAGAAATcatagaatatattttttttaccaagacGAATTAGCTTATGCTCGTTGTAAATAACGTTGGTCTTTCCGTTTCCATACTTTATGTTTCATTCAGTCcaagatcttttttaaaaacttattagcTCACTATTGTTGAGTTAGAGTCATCCCTTGGAatgattgtacatttatttgtgTTCCTTAACAGAAATTGCTAGTACTAAACATGAACTTTTTATGGAATACAtaacatatcatatatcataATAATTACCTAATAAGTAGACAAGAAAAAACTTGTAAATTTAACGTACGGTGAGAGTCAACGTGTTTATAGCCCAGTTCTGTTCTAAACATTCGTTTTACATTTATTGTAGATCCGGAATCAATCTCTGGTGATTTAGCAAATCCAATAGAAGCTATTCAAACAACAGAGACTAAAGAAAGAAAAGTAAGAAAGAATAATCTGTCGTCATCACCGTATAGCCCAATCCTACACAAATACTTGTCAATTACTGATGTTCGGTGTAGCAAAAGTGTATCTTTATGCGCatcaggtacatgtatgatatgggTGAGTGATGATCATGACATTGTATTGGTCAACGAACTTGGTGAAACATTACATCAAATCAAAGATCAAATCAAAGATTATCGCGATGGTGCATATGATGGGTCGTATGGATTGCACACGCTTAACAGTGATGGTGAACTAATTTACGTAGCAAAGGATGATACTATACTCAAATTGTCAAAGGATTTGGAAAAAAGTACCATATTTATTCAGAATACGGATTCAAATGAATGGAGACCGCAATGTATACATTATTCCTTATTCACGAGTGATATCTTGGTCGGCATGGCAAACATGAATTTAAGAAGAGGAAAAATAATTCGGTATAACAAAACTGGCAAAATGGCGCAAACAATACAATGCAACGAAAAAGGACTGGACATCTTCAAATATCCtcgctatataacagagaacaacaatgaaGATATGCTGGTATCTGATTGCTCTGGCGCTGTAGTGGTCACGGATAGTGCAGGAAAATTTCGTTTCGCTTACAAAGGATATCCGCAAGGAACAGCATTAGATCCACTAGGAGTGTCCACTGACGCACTGTCAAACATCTTAGTATCCGACTATTACACAAAAACAATACATGTTATAGATAAAGACGGTCAGTTTTTGTCATATCTATTTATTAACCTACAGTGTGTCTCCAAACCATGTTctgttttctttgataaaaatacGTATCTTCTTTGGGTCGGCTCAGAGTACAACAATACAGTAGCTATCTACAAGTATTTAAGGAGTGAAGATGTAGTGTCAGGTAAGATAACACAACTCTAATTtaagattcattttttttatctgtgcGTTGTTCGAGGACGTAAATACACTGAAATGATTAAATTATTGATGGCAAGATATATGCATTTACATCAGTACAAGAAACTGTACTACAATGTACCAACATACATTACCTATCATTGCTAATAATGAGTTTTCATTAGACTACGTTCCTTATTAAAAAACCATGAGGAATAATGGTATATAGCATTGGAAAGATAAACTTACAAATATTGGTATTTGCTAAATTgccaacaaaatgtattgagCTGgttgcattatatatatttaagatattgaCACGAACTTTTGTTACATGTAaggttttatacatgtataggattATAGTTTAAATAAACACGTGTTCAGGGAGGGCTTCTACAATATTAAATTTGACTTTAATTTTATGATTGTGTCAtagatcaaaataaatattgcgaTGCTGTAAGACAGACGCAGCAGGACCTTGTCGATGGAACTTGTTCGAAAAAGCAGGTATTTGCACCAGCAGTACAGAATTATTTCACAGTGAATGACTTTAAACGCTGTTCCCATTTATCATACGGCATATGCGACTGCCTTTTAATCAATGAAGGAAAAAACTTCATCATTACAAGAACATCAGGTGAAACTATACACCATATTGACGGTTTACGCAGTGATGCCAGTACTGGATCACACTCAATGAACCTATCTCGGGAAGAATTGTTTTATATCGAGAAGGACTATAACATTGTCaaactgtcaaaatataaacagaaaacaaaaacaacttttatcaAATGTATGCAGGAAACCGATTCTGCATGGAGACCATGGTGTCTTTACTGTTCTCAAATAACTGATGACGTTTTGGTCGGTATGAAGAAATTAGACAGAATACAAGGCAAGGTTATTCGGTACAACAACCTCGGGGAAGACATACAGGAAATACAACACAACGAAATCGGAAGCGATATCTACAGTACACCACGTTATATAACAGAAAACATTAacggggatgtcgtggtgtctgactccACAGGTGCTGTTGTGGTAACAGACCGTGAAGGAAGACATCGTTTTTCGTACAAAGGACACCCCCCTGAATCAAAACTATCTCCACTTGGAATCTGCACTGACACTCTGTCACATATCTTGGTATGTGATGAGTTAACCCACGCAATACAGATTCTTGATAAAGACGGAAACTTCCTATCCAATCTGCTAATTAAACCATCAGGTATAGTATCGCCTAGTTGTCTGTGTTATGATGTCAACGCAGACCTTCTCTGGGTAGGATCAGACGTCAACTACTCGGTATGTCTCTACAAGTATATATCAACACAGGACCTTCTTACCGGTaagatttttaagtttatattcGAGGTTTTATGTATGATGCCAACATTGGATATCACTGACTATTTAGATGCATGTAGTGtgctatttttacatttaatgcCGAAACTATTGTTAcagttatttatttacattgacaatacacaaaataaataatcaagTATAAAAGTcaagtataaatattttattcggTACAATCATCGTCTTTCAGGACATCGTCGTTTGTTTTCGATGAAAATGAAATCCAATACAACAATCTATTTCTAGTGTGTTCAATTACATTATCCATGCACAAATTAAGACACAGATAACTAAAACAAGTTATACATTAGTGATATGTTTATACCTAAACGTTGATGGCGCCGATTAAAATGAACATAGagaagaagtacatgtatcagtcTCCTTTAACAGGATGTCAGCCTTAATCAACATCAGTACTTATATTTCGAGCACCAGAAAAATATATAGTTTGCTACCCTTATtcaaagaaatatgaaaaaaatcgtttaaaagaaatacctcgtttaacatttgttttaatcacGTTACATGTAGATCTAAATTTCCCAACGGtcgattgtaaaaaaaaataaacacacctTGTAttctttatcaatattattcataatgcaacaattttttaataatttcaagttttaaacACAGATTCcacaaaattttttgtttaattttgctctagtttttttttcttctgtcgTTTCTTAATATTGGGTATtattatgaatatatttttcttaataaatttttattcaccCTTTTGTGAATGATTTACAGATGAGAATTCAGAATATGAAGATAAATATGAGGAGTGCTGTCTGGTTCAAGCAGATTTGTAAAGAAATTCTTTGAAGAAGGACACTTTGATTCTaaggaatggggggggggggggggttaggttCTCAAAGGTTTATTGTTTTCATCCATTTTTTCTGTAAGAtgtgttcattaaaaaaaaggtttcaaaaagtTAGTggttttaaacaacttatgaTAGAAAGAATGTCATAGTATGGTGTAAACAATTTGGTGTATGCCTCTGGTTTACCATGATTGGTCATATCTTTTTAGTACGTTGTTACTTATTTCTTCTCGTTtgttacaacactttaaagctgacatgaattcattaaagcatttggtcgccatattactttcgatcgctcctctactgcctctggggtatatataccggttgagaaagtttcggtcggttgctttccgatcgaggctttcacgttgcacggacttctaaatgcatgaactacacattgtagcaaaatgtagtaataaagaagaaagaaaacaacaatgaaatacaaaatatattcattttttgaaaggatgtccaagatatccgtattattttgcacagacagtgctgccttacttcgcatgcacattgAACTCGTGTGCCGTTCAAatagagtgcataacgtctgcattttcttgaaaaccccggcgacactacatccaacacagtagctaaatgatagtaactCCAAGAAAGTAACCGTTTTTCCATCCATTCATACAAAAAACGCCccgttttttaaaatcaatgcaagaattgacattgctcgatctgccacagtgtgtggtttgtgCATGTGTgatttataacatacacaggaacaCGGTCTACAGTTATCGAAGAATTTTtgaagtatctgcgcctggatttcactctgtcttgtttcgtcgtttattgaaaatatcttatcagtgcagtggttgtcatattatttttgttcgaaacgcgtttttacaagtcttttcgtccaaggtaacgtgttcgggtgtatgaaattcctgaatgcggtgaagcatgaatagtgatctcggccttatatagggggtgtgtagcgatgagcagaacaatagaaatcgacattTTTTATTGCGgttgtcggagataaaagggaaataatgcatatttataaattcatgtcagctttaaaaagtcacaaatttgtattttttttaaaagtgcgtTTACAAACTttgatacttttaaaaaaaaagacaactttatattatttttccaAGCGCGTTGAAATGAtcgatacatgtatgaatgcactttgaaaaaaatgtaccggGCACAGTCGAAGTTCTTGAGACCTTTTAAGATGATTATTTTTACTTAGCTCGATGGGACATCAacaagataatttaaaaaaaaatgtaagctaTTTTGAATTGCAATTGCACAATTAACAACAAAGTTCAGGAGTTCATTAAGATTTGTTGTCAAAATATCACATCAATTGCGCAGAGTAACCATCATAtgtcttttcttcttttttgtttgtttgtttgttttttttttttataattctttggactgtatattttataatatctttattcaatacagttttaatctgatacattttttgaaaatcaatgcaaaatttaaaagCTGTACATGTAACTACCTTACGTTTTACATCGAAATAATTCGTTTAGATTAAATGTGAGAAGTGGTTTTATGACTAGAAACTCATCAGAACATGGAAAAGGCTTCTGATGCAttgatcaatttatttttctatgaCTAAACTTTAATTATCAAAGTTCAAGAATATGATATGATGTTTGGGAAGAAAAGATGCGGTTGCATTCTTCGAGTACTCAATTTCATTATGGTAATTTGAATGTATCATTGGTTGTCGTATCTAAAGTGCAGATTTAACACGGTTATAAAAAAATGAACCCTTATTCTGAATTAATGCAACATCAGTAAATAGTTTTataaatttcttaatgaaaaaatatgaatgtttacACTCAttattcactttttaaaaaaaattaaaagtgctCTGATTTGGTCCCAAACATAACTCACTTTGGAAAGAGAAGCCAAAATGAGCTGATTTTGAAACAAGTTAGACGCACATTgaacgtttttttttcaaatttcgtAATAGTTTAAAGTATGTTGCCACAGACCTTGCATGACTGGCAaacatacaaatgtacatttcaACAACAATTAATGAAATAACTGAAATGATATTGATTAAATGTGTACACAACATAATTAAAAATGCATATCATTTTTATCCGAATGCTGAAACTGCCCCTTCAACAATATTTAGTATGACCATAAAACaggttttaaactatttttgttAGTCatgattataataaaaaaatgttgtctgttttctattttgttttataaaagcaAGTATATATTACAGCTACATGTAgcacatttgaatattgaaaCAGGTTTGACAAATTCGAATCCGATTTGCCaattattgatttttgtaataaaaatgcaAAGTTTTTCCCTTTGGGAAGAATTGGGAACGGCGTGTATTGCCATCACTTTACAAATTACATGAATAAAAGCATTATTAGAAATGTATGTTAAAGAAATTACGAATAATAttctgtggtttcatcaatgatcgttaaataccaattttcgtggattctGTTGTTAGgctgatccacgaaattaaatgttcattgaagtgcaatttctagaTCTATTAacatttgtattgatagggtcattggccacgaatttatccttgaaactgtgattttcactttatccacgaaaattgataccattgaatattaatgaattcaCAGTAATACACAAAagacaaaatatcaataagaaaGTTACCAAATATATGAACAAATGTCAGATACATTGATGTGACTGACCAAACGTTGATTCAGTACaaatatacaatacatgtaccattgaaTACAGTATATAAGACTGTCAAAAATTTTTTCTATGGTCAAAGAAGGTATCCATAATCATTTCGGTCATAATTGGCAATGATTTGAAATTGATCGATTATTGCAGCAACACAGCTaggttgataaaaaaaaaaacatactgtCAAATAACTGTTTTGacaaataaaaactaataataaaaACTATACAGGAAAGGAATAACAGTAAACAAACAAGTGCATGTAAGCATTGAAAAGTGCCTCTAAAAGTAATAATGAAAGCAATATATCCAAGTGTAAAGATTAGTAACGAAAACTATATCTGGacatagaaaaagaaaataacacgACATAATAAGGACGACAATCCAAGATTTATAGAACGAGAATGATATCCACGTTGTAATTCAGGGCAGCTTAAATAATACTATACTTTGGATCGTTACCATGGACAAATTTACAAcgaatattttataaacaaacttgaattgtattttcatatttttgaatggTTTCTTTTATGCAAAcgattctttttatattttttaacaaatggtTTTGAACGAACGCTGCATAGTTTCAAAAGACACGATGGCTTGAAAACGATCAAATTTGATAACGGTTGGAATACTTCtcactttttatttttacctgTTTTGGATTCAGGTAAATTTACTTGATGGAATAAATTTACAATTACCATCACCATATTATGGTTCGGAGAAAATAGTTCTCCATTCGAAGAAGATAAAGAAATCTTTAACTTATGTTTCAGGCAGGAAGcatcgaggggggggggggaggggaggggctTTTGggcggaattttttttttcattttcaaaggcAAAGACAAGTATTATTCTATTTAGATAGCCCAAGTTCCTCATACAGAGAGAAGTTTTCATATTGATTGTGCGAACACTCGGGGATAGGCATTGAGTGCTCCAACTCTTTATTCCTTTCACTTTCACTTCTCAGGTTCTTTTGATGTTCGTGCATTGTCTTTCTTCGTTCTCTGAGAAATCTTAatagaatttcaaaattacttATAAACCTGctttgatattaaaaatcagaaaacaaaTCATAATGTATACTTATTTAAACGTACCTGACAACCAAAATGGCATTTAGTAATCCACTTAAGATAAGAAATGTCGTGCAGACATAGAGTGAGATGGATAATTGGCTCTCAGATACAGGATGAATTAAACCTGACTccaagtaaattaaaaatatatgattaaagCAAATTCTACCttttcagatttattttttacgAAATACAAATCGTTAGTCTCGaaattttttaagttaaagCTATATTCATTTATTGTTACTTCTTTAAACAACATTACTATTCCAACATATTCGATTACTGTCCTTTACATGAAAGGGACATTACCTTCAAAACCCTGGTCACAGCGATCGCCATGGTAACCAATGTCACATCCTCGTGGACATTGACCAGTCACGTGATGGCATTGTTCTCCGTACAGATATAAACAGTTCCCACATTTAAGCAAACATCCATCTCCATGTGTATTATTACTGCAAACTTTACAACaagatcaaacattttttgtttaatttacaagtattttttttggctttttttatttacaattagACTAAATTTTCTTATTACTTGATTACTTCAGGTATAACTTCACAATTGATATCAACTAaggtataaaaacaaacaaacaaacaagtttttttttaatcaaatacataAATTTGATCCGACAGTTAACAATTCACAACCTTTCTTTTCTTATCCTTCCTTGAAAACATCTAGCACAAATTTTTAGGAGCTATAACATTACCATTACCCTGTGTACAGTTAGTTCCTTGATAACCAATATCACATCCATTGGGACATGTACCATTGATGTAATTACATTGCTCATTGTCAAGGCAATGTCCACAGATATGGTTGCAATTCTGACCAAACTTTCCTTCATTACATTCTGCAAAATGCAGCAAAAAATAGAAATTCATCGTTTGAATAGAGCAAAGCCAACATaagtaaatcaaaattaaagtacctaattataaatgtaatattatgCCAGGCACAAAATTTGCTATAAATTTTAATAGatataagtattaattttttgattCATTGGTTAATATTGTTACATCATACTTCTTTATTGGTTAATGGATTAAGCTGataaacgtaaaaaaaaatgactgtgTACGTGTATCGCACGTGGCCCCTTCCCATCCCACTTGGCATCCTCCCTCACACTGTCCTGTCACCCTGTCACATCTGTATGGAACTCCGCAGTTGATGTTACAGTGCTCCTCACAATAGTAGCCATATCGACCTTCAGGGCAAGCTGTAATTGAGATATAACACATTTTCTGAAATAGAactaatacaaattgcttattttattttatctgttTTGAATATTAAGACAATATAATGGTAAACGAGGTTAATACACGATCATAtacttaaaacaaatttaacatgTACGTACTTAGGTCACATTTTGTGCCATAAAATCCACTGGCACAACCTTTTATACAACTTCCGTTCACATGATGACACTGTTCATTGTTTTTACAGTTTCCACAATTTTGCTGACACTCTTGACCGTATGATTTGCCGTTGCATTCtgtaatgtaaaaattatatctTATAGTCTGAGTAAAAAAGAAGTTCAATGGTTAATTGAAATATGTTTGGTTATGGGTCATGCTTGTTTAAGTAGAGTTTATTGTAAAGAGttttattgaaacattttatgGATCGCAGACAAATTGAAGTTTACATAATTGTCAAAAGATTGGTCATTTGAAGGGCATACATACATTTGAAATAGTTTTCATCATTATACATATGAATCGCAACTTATTGAGAAAAAATCAtagaaatatttgataatttaattttaattggtatttttgtgggttttttttttttacatacatctatttttctttaaatacataattaaaaaaaaagttggtgCAAGATACTTCTTCAGTCAGtttttacaacaacaaaaatgttaGACGACCTTCTAGATAATATGTTGTTATATGTTCATGACAATTTTTAGACATGGACCCGTTTAaaaatgtgttacagtacggaTATTGATTGACTTAGACACTGTAATGGATCTTTTATCTAAGTACTCATATAAAACCGAAATCAACATTCTCTAATTCAAATTTAAACCAGGTTGGatacacaattttaaaactgttcGACTAAAAGTTTTTACTATGATTATATATGTTACATATACTTACGTTCATTACAAGTTGGACCTTTGTATCCATCGGTACACCTCAGACAGGTTCCATCCTCGATGTGACAGTGACCTTCCTGACAGTTCTGTGGACACGATAAAGAGCAGTTCTCTCCGTAATATCCTGGTGTTGGGCAACCTTAAATAACATGATGATTTCCGTATGTTTGAAATGATCATTTAATGATATACATTAACAGTGTATATAAAATTCAATCTAAGAGCAGCACGTAaggtatttttcattttttatacgATTGGTTATTcttattttgttgataaaaaaggGATAAAACAATCATTATTTGTGCTTTTGTTTAGACAAAGATATTTAAAGCATGTAAAAGAATTTTAGCAATAGCaatcaaaacgatttttatGCTAAAATTGTCGCCGTTATATCCTACCATAAACCTCAAATTCGCAGATTTCGTTGTATGCTCCATCTGTAGAATAACCAGAAGGAAACGGGGGCTGTGTTCGATTGTTGTAGTAGATAGCGTAACGTCCGTGATTAGGGCAACTTATCGTTAAAGGATTCTCTATTGTTGCTCTAGTAAAGTTTCTATCTT encodes:
- the LOC128174515 gene encoding uncharacterized protein LOC128174515, coding for MATPSPYATRQCSNCQGDTKFICTSCRCDLCSSCKEEHVIELNTMDHDVMIFRRKMTSPIQENCAIHTDNVYDKYCETCELPMCSSCDEHTGHKKLDIKSLHDSHHQRLRKAIHVVRGKIHLYESVLMTGIKTDVKTCKKEIWKGNASLILNAARLKDIVDKVLCDVELIHKCFVHNLKRHRHISSLVCTEHSFEQSATDPVKFLLSKSAFGTLKERYGCAKHAKLSVTERLNAKGVTMLLSDIKVTEGRKRPTEIEIKLMPAPVFQKSFMATDVDSCSHMAFVTSDKIWIGCKNKFYLKDTNGDTLFHQEGPVNDFSWYNPAAYFTVTNEKDLVFINNDHNIVKLSHDMGKITTLINTPYNNKGPCCVYFAPFAGDLLVGFIGYGDLDNKTWINRYDELGRLKQTIQYNESGYPLFTHPSHIAENNNGDVAISDRSTVVVTDIGGRHRFSYHGGPFNFGVVQGICTDSLSHILVCDSYSSSVHMIDKDGHFLKYLLMRPPGILSPSSLTIDVNTHLLWVGSSSLNTVLGYKYITQYVNTYAEPSLSAVVRKSAVHPTVQTGEEHCFVNELLYLETPGPLLLNAIRVEDIGCCSHLSLVSADEMWIYSVNEVPEYTQLPVMVN
- the LOC128171563 gene encoding uncharacterized protein LOC128171563 isoform X1; protein product: MERAYCLSYDVLNNRLYAGIDDNQQTLGVYKYIFRQDSMLNPESISGDLANPIEAIQTTETKERKVRKNNLSSSPYSPILHKYLSITDVRCSKSVSLCASGTCMIWVSDDHDIVLVNELGETLHQIKDQIKDYRDGAYDGSYGLHTLNSDGELIYVAKDDTILKLSKDLEKSTIFIQNTDSNEWRPQCIHYSLFTSDILVGMANMNLRRGKIIRYNKTGKMAQTIQCNEKGLDIFKYPRYITENNNEDMLVSDCSGAVVVTDSAGKFRFAYKGYPQGTALDPLGVSTDALSNILVSDYYTKTIHVIDKDGQFLSYLFINLQCVSKPCSVFFDKNTYLLWVGSEYNNTVAIYKYLRSEDVVSDQNKYCDAVRQTQQDLVDGTCSKKQVFAPAVQNYFTVNDFKRCSHLSYGICDCLLINEGKNFIITRTSGETIHHIDGLRSDASTGSHSMNLSREELFYIEKDYNIVKLSKYKQKTKTTFIKCMQETDSAWRPWCLYCSQITDDVLVGMKKLDRIQGKVIRYNNLGEDIQEIQHNEIGSDIYSTPRYITENINGDVVVSDSTGAVVVTDREGRHRFSYKGHPPESKLSPLGICTDTLSHILVCDELTHAIQILDKDGNFLSNLLIKPSGIVSPSCLCYDVNADLLWVGSDVNYSVCLYKYISTQDLLTGKIFKFIFEVLCMMPTLDITDYLDACSVLFLHLMPKLLLQLFIYIDNTQNK
- the LOC128171563 gene encoding uncharacterized protein LOC128171563 isoform X2 produces the protein MERAYCLSYDVLNNRLYAGIDDNQQTLGVYKYIFRQDSMLNPESISGDLANPIEAIQTTETKERKVRKNNLSSSPYSPILHKYLSITDVRCSKSVSLCASGTCMIWVSDDHDIVLVNELGETLHQIKDQIKDYRDGAYDGSYGLHTLNSDGELIYVAKDDTILKLSKDLEKSTIFIQNTDSNEWRPQCIHYSLFTSDILVGMANMNLRRGKIIRYNKTGKMAQTIQCNEKGLDIFKYPRYITENNNEDMLVSDCSGAVVVTDSAGKFRFAYKGYPQGTALDPLGVSTDALSNILVSDYYTKTIHVIDKDGQFLSYLFINLQCVSKPCSVFFDKNTYLLWVGSEYNNTVAIYKYLRSEDVVSDQNKYCDAVRQTQQDLVDGTCSKKQVFAPAVQNYFTVNDFKRCSHLSYGICDCLLINEGKNFIITRTSGETIHHIDGLRSDASTGSHSMNLSREELFYIEKDYNIVKLSKYKQKTKTTFIKCMQETDSAWRPWCLYCSQITDDVLVGMKKLDRIQGKVIRYNNLGEDIQEIQHNEIGSDIYSTPRYITENINGDVVVSDSTGAVVVTDREGRHRFSYKGHPPESKLSPLGICTDTLSHILVCDELTHAIQILDKDGNFLSNLLIKPSGIVSPSCLCYDVNADLLWVGSDVNYSVCLYKYISTQDLLTDENSEYEDKYEECCLVQADL